A stretch of DNA from Halobacteriovorax sp. JY17:
TAGGTGTTAGTGTGACGATCAAAGAAGTACCATGCATATCTTCTTTCAATATAATCTTTCCTGATCTTTGGAATCGGAAATGGTCCATTAGGAGCGAAAATGTCATATTCATCACTAACTGCATCTTTAAATTTCTCTAGAACGGCTTGATTACTCTGAGCGAATCCGTGCAATAAAATAAGTAATTTCTTCGATTTTCTCTTTATTAATTGATAGTTTGCAGGAAACTCTATTTCTAATTTCATTGTTTCGTTTTTCATGGGACAATATTAGTTCAAGAGTAACTAGATGAGTAGGTATTAATTGAGTTTAGAAGAAAAAGTCTTAGAAACATTATCTTTTTTTAATGCTATGACATTGGAGCAAATCTACTTAGACTTTGATGAAGACTTTCTTCTTGAGCATAAGAAATATACCTATGATGATCTCATGGAGTGTCTAAGAAATCTTGAAGATCAAAAGAAAATAAAGTCTTCAGGTGTAGAGAAGTCAAAGACATGGATACGAATTTACCCAAAGAAAAGTCTTCTCTCTAAACTATTGGGATTCCTAAAATAGTTACAAATAGCCAAGTAATAAGTCCCGTTGCAATAGGAATGGTGAGGTTATCATCAATTCTAAGTGGAATTAATTCTAATCCTGTCATTACAATCGAAACAATTAAACCTAGAACGGCCACCATGAAGAAATCATGTAGATAGAGCGTGTTAAAAACAAATACTATGATACAAAATGTAGAGATAAAGAATGCTGCTGAACCTTCAAGACTTTTACGCTTAAATATTTTATTCTTCCCGAAGCGAATTCCTATAATTGCAGACATTGGATCAGCGATTGCTAGAGTGAAGATTGCACAAAGGGCAACAACTTTTGGAAAACTTAGAAGAGTCAATAGAAGACCCATCACAAAAGGCATTCCTGCTGATTCTTTCAGTTGCTCTTCGGCCCGAAGTAAGTACTTATTTACAATTTTAAATGTCGCAGCATACTCTGGATAATTTATTCTGATTTGTTCGACAATATAAACAATACAGGCTGCAGTTCCTAGAATAGATACCGCAAGCTGATGACTTAAGAAGCTATAGTAAATAATCCCAGCAGCAGTTCCCATGGTCATATGGAAGAAGCGTCTTGGAAATTGTAGATCATGTCTGGTGGAAGTAGGGGCCTCTTGTTGCTTTTGTTCACTAGCTTCTTGTACTTCTTCTAGAGATGTTGTCTTTTCTTTACTCACAATTAATTCCTTTCATTATTTATCGGAATTTCCATATAGAATTTTAATGGAATTGAGTTTTTACTCTATTATTGATTTAGGGCGCTCTTCTGTAATTAATTGCATAATATCTTTCTGACTAATAGACCCGAGGAGCTTTCCACTAGATGAGTGGGTGACTGGAAGGGTATGGTATTTGCTATTTTCAAATATTGCGACAATTTCTTCGATTCTCGACTCATTTGAAATAGTCGGGTATTGAGCTATTATCGATTTTGCAGTGATAAAGCTGTTCTCATCTTCTTTAGAAAGTTCCATTAATTGAGTAAGATCAATCACTCCTAGAAATTCCTGTTCTTTATTTATAACAGGGTAGTAGGGATAACTATGTTGATAAATAAATTTTTGAACGTTCACTATGCTGGCATTTTCTTTAACAGAGATAATATCTGTTTTTATATAATGTTTTATATCTCTTTTAATATCTTCGCTTACTTCTTTTTTAATATTTAAATTTTCCTGTAGGTTATCCATCAACTGGCCAACACTCACTGATGTTTTCTTGGTGAAATTCTTATCATCTCCTTTTCCACCTTTAACTTCCCCAGAAGCAAAGAGGCTATACTTTAAAAGAAGAGGACCTAGGATTTCAAAAACAAAAATTGAACTCATAATAATTGTGACGAGTAGGTTAGAGCTCTCTGTGTCGATTGGCATGATCTTACTTACTATCGCGAGAGCAATACCTGCATGTGAGAGAGTTGAGAGACCAAAGTAGTTAGACTTATCAGCAAAGGAAGTAATAATTTTCCCTGTCAGAATCGAGCCAAAATAGAAAGCAAATGTTCTACTGATGACATAGACGATTGCCATTAGGAAAACGGCGGGAGTAAACTCTCTAAGGTTTATATGGGCCCCGGCCAGGACAAAGAAAATAGCATAGATAGATAGGCCCATCTCGTTAATGCCTTTATGAATCTCTTTTCCTGAATTGGTTGAATTCACAACAGTAAAGCCTATGACGGTAGATATTATAAGTGGATCTGTTTTTAAAAAGTAGGAAAGAGTTTGTCCAAAGAGAATTGTTGAACCCACGAGCATGAGAAATTCTGAAGACTTCTTTTCTTTCTGTTCCCAGTAGGAGAGAAAGAATCCTAGTATAAATCCTAGAATAACGGAGCCAACTAGTGACCACACAAGAAGACCAAGTTGCATAAGTGGAGTGATTCCAGCATCTGTTGGCCAAATATTTAAAATCTTTAAAATCACTTCTATCACTTGAGTTCCAACTAATGCTACTACTGTTGCAAGAGCGAGGTAGGTTAGAATAGATCTTTGAAGTGGGCCATTTGCATTATACTCTTTCATTACTAGAAGTGTTGTAGGAGGAGCACATTCGAGGGCCACAAAGGAGAGAAAACTTGCAACAATTAAAGCGAGCTTTATATCTCCTGTTATTTTTGAATAAGCTAGAAATGTTAGTGTAAAGACAATCAGGAGATTGAAGAGACCCGCGACACCAACTTCTTTGAAATTCTTCCACCCAATTTTTTGGATAAGGTTTCTATCAAAGTCTCCTCCAATATTAAAAAGAATTAATCCCATGGCAATATCTGAGAGAAAGTGAACACTATGGGCAATCTCTGTGGTCATTAGGTTGAAGCCAGTTGGACCAATAATAATACCAGCAAAGATAAAGCCTGTAACTTTCGGTATTTTTATTTTCTTGGAGAATTTCCCAAGAACTAGAGCAGAGATGAGCGCTAAACCTAGAATAGGAATTTTACTTTCGACAATGGCCGCGGCGACTTCAGTTGTTTGCATTTCGAATTCCTATTGGCTGTAAATAATGCTTAATTATATAAGTACTTTCTAATAACAGCAAATTTTGAGGAGTTATTATTACGTAATTTAAGTAGCTTAGTGCTTTTGTCTAGCACTCTTTCGCAAGGAATATTATTTAAATAATATGTAAGGGATCTATTTACCATGAGTTTTTAATTGCTTAGTATAGTAGAGCTACATTTTAAATTTGAGGAAATATGAAGAAGAAAATCTTTCTAGTTGTAACAGTAATTGTATTAGTTTTAGCGGGAATTAGCTGGGGATTATTAAGCTACAATTATTCAACAGGTTTTAGATCAGGAGTTCTGGTTAAGATCACTAAGAAAGGTGCCTTTTTAAAAACATACGAAGGAACAATTGACTTAGGTTCTGGAGATCAGCTAACTTGGGACTTTTCAATTCATAATAAAGAAATTGGTGAACAGCTAGAAAAGCAAGCAGGACAATTTGTTAAACTCGAATATAGAGAACTACTTTATAAAGTGATCTATGGAACGAAGTATGATGTAACCGCGTGGTCTATTGTTAGAAAGTCTGGAAGTGAAAACTTTTGCCGTCTCGTCAATATTATGAGAAAGAGCCGCTTCGTTGTAGAAAAGGTTAAGTCTCTTATCTCTGAAAATGATGCTTCATTACTTGAAGAAATTAGGAAGTGTCAAAATTAAATGGCAGTAGATTTAATATCACTGCCTCATATCCTAGACGTATTTCCTTTAAAACCCCTATCAAATAATAGTCTTGAGCCCATCTCCTAAGTTGTCATAATAGGCTTAGGTGGGGGATTCTATGCGTGAAAATTCAGTGAATAAATTCTATACAGAAAATATTGGAAAGTACTTTGGTTTCATTCCAAAGTCCGACTTTAATAAGTTCGACTCTATTCTTGAAAGCTCTATCTCACACAAGTGGAAGAATATTCATCCGAGCTACTTAAGCTCTAGAGAGGCCCTCGTTCTTGGTATTAAAATTATGAATAGTCATGATGAGGTTTGTGGTTTTAAGGATCACGATGCTCACGAGATGTTTGATCTAGCGCTTAAAAACTTTAAGGAAGCAGGAGAAGATAGAAAGCACTATAGTCTTGCTATGGGAATCTTCTACTTTCGAAATTCTCTACAAATAACTGATAGGTCTAAGCAAGTAAAAGTCATTCGACTGGCCAAGCACTATATCGATGAAGCTATTTCCGTAAAGGAAGATTGCTTACTTACTAGATTACACTTAGTACTCATACACGTTGCTATGGATAATATGTCAATGGCGGTAAGTGAATTAGTAAAACTTGGAAGAGAGATGAACGATAGAAATATTTATAATGTTCTCTTTCATATTTATGAAAAACTTGGACATGAGAATATTGCGCTCTTTTATAATTTAAAGGCCTCTAAACTTAATACTGAGTTCCACTTGGCAGCTTAATCAAGAACTCGATCTTAGCTTGAGTTCTTCCTGTTAAGCTTAGATCAATCATACTCTTGGCCACTGTGCTTGCTTCAATAGGAGCATACTTTCCTAAAATAAACTTCAGGGGCTTTGAGAAAGGTCTGGTGAGAGCAATGGATAGCCCCTCTAAAGGTCTTGATTCACTTCTATCTCCTAAGAGGAGTGAAGGTCGAACGATGATGACCTTTTGATTTCCTATTAGAGAATCTTCCATCTCTCCCTTTATGCGATTGTAAAATACTCTAGACTTACTATTGGCCCCTAGAGCACTAATGACACAGAAGAAATTGGCTTTTGTTTTTATACTGTATTGAAAACATAAATTCACAAACTCTAAGTCTACTTTCTTAAAGTTCTCTTTGGAACCGGCCTTTGCGATTGTAGTTCCAAGACAACAATAGACTCCGTCGTATTCTTGTAGGTTAAAGCTTTCAAAGTCATTAAAGTTAATTACTCTAATATTAAAGTTATCGGCCTTTATTCTTGATGAGTCTCTAACGGCAATGGTGACTTCGTGAGCAGTCTTTAATTGTTCTAATAGTGAGCCGCCGACAAGGCCTGTGGCCCCAAAAATAAGAAGCTTCATTAGATAAGAATTAGAAGTAGAACGAAGACAATAATACCTAAGATAAGAAAGGGGATGAAGTTATCCTTCTTCTTATCTACTTTAAATTCTCCATACTCTCTTAAGTGAGGATCATTAATATTATCTATAATATATTGTAGATCTTTATATGGAGTGAGACCATTTAGATCCATAATCACTTGTCTATCTTCACAGAAGAACATAGTCGGGACAGAGCGAATATTAAAATGTTCAGCTAGTTCGGGAGATTCATGTGTGTCGATATCATAGATAGGAAAGTCTGGATTTTCCGCCGCAAGTTTTTCAAGGACTGGAATCATCATTTGGCAAGGTCCGCAAGTGGTTGAGCCAAACTTTAATAAGTATGGCCCCCTTGTCGTATTAACAATTGTATCGAAATTTTCGCTATCTACTTTCTTCATATTTAGTGCTTCTTCCAATCAATATGTGGCTCAGGTCTATTATTTGTGATGACCTCAATTTCTTCCATCAATTCTGTATCTAATAGATGTAAAACATCTAAAGATTTTAAATTATCTTCAAGTTGCTCAAGTCTAGATGCTCCTAGAATAACAGAACTAACATTAGGGTTCTTTAAACACCAAGCGAGAGAGAGTTGCGCTAGAGAAATACCTCTCTTTACAGCGAGATCTTGTAGTTCATTAGCAATCTTAAGCTTCATCTTTCCTTCAGGAGTTTCGTACATTTCCTTTAGCCATGAAAACTTATCGAGAGAGAGTCTTGAGCCCTCTGGAATTCCGTTGCCATACTTCCCTGTGAGTATTCCTGAACTTAATGGAGACCAAGTGGTTGTACCCATTCCATATTTCTCATAGAGCCCGCTATATTCTTTTTCCACTCTTTCACGGTGAAGAAGATTATATTGAGGTTGCTCTACTGTCGGTGGAGTGAGGTGATATCTCTCCGCGAGAGTGTAGGCCTCAGTAATTTGTTCTGCTGACCATTCACTCGTTCCCCAGTAAAGAATCTTTCCTTGCATGATAAGGGTATGCATCGCTCGAAGAGTTTCAATAATTGGAGTATCTACATCAGGTCGGTGACAATAGTAGAGGTCTAGGTAATCTAGCTTAAACCTCTTAAGGGCGTTGTCGCATCCTTCAATAACGTGTTTTCTAGAAAGTCCTCTCTGGGTTGGCTTTTCTCCTCCCCAAAATACTTTTGAAGATACGAGGTAGCTGTCGCGAGACCAATTCATTTTCTTTAAAGCGTCACCCATTATTTCTTCTGATTCTCCGTCCGCGTATATTTCGGCGTTGTCAAAGAAGTTGACCCCTTGATCATAGGCATAGGACATCATTTCAATTGCTGATTTTACATTTACTTGATTTTTAAAAGTTACCCAAGAGCCTAGCGAGAAGCTACTTAGGAAGAGACCTGAGTTTCCAAGTCTTCGATACGTCATTTCAGTCATAATTACTCACTTGTGAGAGTAAATAGTACTGCTAAATCACTTATATGAGAAGTAGAGTGTTAGGCCTGCGCTTAACAAAGGTAGAACTGCGAGAAAAGTCCAGAAGACTATATCAAACATTCTTTCTTCAAAGCTTAATTTCTTCTTTATTTTATTCATATACGTTCCTAATGACAGTGCGCGGCGGATGTGGAATAGAACATCCATAGGCGATAACTTACAGTTGATGTTCCTAGGCAGATGAGAAAGAAGCCACTGGCCTTGGGGGCAAAGTTTTGAATTGGTCCTAAGACTTTCATCATCAAGCCCGGAGCAAAGACCATTGCTGGAAGTGTTCCGAGCCAAAAACCTATGACTCCTAAAAATCCAACAAGTGGAGATTGGAAAGTCATGAGAGTGATTAGAACTCCATAGAGAAATCCACATGGAAGCATGAGTGAGAGGGCACCAATGGAAAAGCCGCGAAGAGTTTGCGATCTATCCTTAGTGTTAAATTTACTAAAGAGTATCTGATAGAATTTAGTAATAAAGAGGGGAAGTTTAACTTCAAATTTCTTTCCCCTAATACTTTGTGCTCCCCAGAAAACAAAGAGAAGGCCTAGAAATACTCCTCCTAAAAGAGGGATGTAGTGAGTGATTCCAGTTTTTTGAATAAGGGTTGAAGTGAGCATTGCTATAAAGGCCATAAAGAGGTAGGCGCTTAGTCTTCCAAATTGGTAGGCAGCATTGCTCTTAGCTCCTTTGCCAACTGTCATTACAAGTCCACCACACATTCCTATGCAGTGGATACTTCCTGTGAGTCCAATCATGAAGGCAAGCATAGGAGCAAAGACCGGTAGGGCCGACTGAATTTTAGTTAATTGGTCCAACAAGTTGAACCTCCACAGCTTTTATCAATTTATTATTCTTAGGATTTATAAAATTTAAATTTACTTTCTTCGTTCCATTTTCAAGAATTGAAGGAGGAAATCTAAAAAAGATATTTGTGTGACTCATTACTTCTTTAAGTTCGACAGGGTTTCTAGGAACGATGAGTTTAATATCTTTATTGTCCTGCTTTAGAAGAACACTCTCTAGGCCACTGCCTTTATAGGAGAGATTTATTTTAAA
This window harbors:
- a CDS encoding cation:proton antiporter: MQTTEVAAAIVESKIPILGLALISALVLGKFSKKIKIPKVTGFIFAGIIIGPTGFNLMTTEIAHSVHFLSDIAMGLILFNIGGDFDRNLIQKIGWKNFKEVGVAGLFNLLIVFTLTFLAYSKITGDIKLALIVASFLSFVALECAPPTTLLVMKEYNANGPLQRSILTYLALATVVALVGTQVIEVILKILNIWPTDAGITPLMQLGLLVWSLVGSVILGFILGFFLSYWEQKEKKSSEFLMLVGSTILFGQTLSYFLKTDPLIISTVIGFTVVNSTNSGKEIHKGINEMGLSIYAIFFVLAGAHINLREFTPAVFLMAIVYVISRTFAFYFGSILTGKIITSFADKSNYFGLSTLSHAGIALAIVSKIMPIDTESSNLLVTIIMSSIFVFEILGPLLLKYSLFASGEVKGGKGDDKNFTKKTSVSVGQLMDNLQENLNIKKEVSEDIKRDIKHYIKTDIISVKENASIVNVQKFIYQHSYPYYPVINKEQEFLGVIDLTQLMELSKEDENSFITAKSIIAQYPTISNESRIEEIVAIFENSKYHTLPVTHSSSGKLLGSISQKDIMQLITEERPKSIIE
- a CDS encoding aldo/keto reductase, producing the protein MTYRRLGNSGLFLSSFSLGSWVTFKNQVNVKSAIEMMSYAYDQGVNFFDNAEIYADGESEEIMGDALKKMNWSRDSYLVSSKVFWGGEKPTQRGLSRKHVIEGCDNALKRFKLDYLDLYYCHRPDVDTPIIETLRAMHTLIMQGKILYWGTSEWSAEQITEAYTLAERYHLTPPTVEQPQYNLLHRERVEKEYSGLYEKYGMGTTTWSPLSSGILTGKYGNGIPEGSRLSLDKFSWLKEMYETPEGKMKLKIANELQDLAVKRGISLAQLSLAWCLKNPNVSSVILGASRLEQLEDNLKSLDVLHLLDTELMEEIEVITNNRPEPHIDWKKH
- a CDS encoding NAD(P)H-binding protein — translated: MKLLIFGATGLVGGSLLEQLKTAHEVTIAVRDSSRIKADNFNIRVINFNDFESFNLQEYDGVYCCLGTTIAKAGSKENFKKVDLEFVNLCFQYSIKTKANFFCVISALGANSKSRVFYNRIKGEMEDSLIGNQKVIIVRPSLLLGDRSESRPLEGLSIALTRPFSKPLKFILGKYAPIEASTVAKSMIDLSLTGRTQAKIEFLIKLPSGTQY
- a CDS encoding sulfite exporter TauE/SafE family protein — protein: MDQLTKIQSALPVFAPMLAFMIGLTGSIHCIGMCGGLVMTVGKGAKSNAAYQFGRLSAYLFMAFIAMLTSTLIQKTGITHYIPLLGGVFLGLLFVFWGAQSIRGKKFEVKLPLFITKFYQILFSKFNTKDRSQTLRGFSIGALSLMLPCGFLYGVLITLMTFQSPLVGFLGVIGFWLGTLPAMVFAPGLMMKVLGPIQNFAPKASGFFLICLGTSTVSYRLWMFYSTSAAHCH
- a CDS encoding thioredoxin family protein, translating into MKKVDSENFDTIVNTTRGPYLLKFGSTTCGPCQMMIPVLEKLAAENPDFPIYDIDTHESPELAEHFNIRSVPTMFFCEDRQVIMDLNGLTPYKDLQYIIDNINDPHLREYGEFKVDKKKDNFIPFLILGIIVFVLLLILI
- a CDS encoding diacylglycerol/polyprenol kinase family protein, with the translated sequence MSKEKTTSLEEVQEASEQKQQEAPTSTRHDLQFPRRFFHMTMGTAAGIIYYSFLSHQLAVSILGTAACIVYIVEQIRINYPEYAATFKIVNKYLLRAEEQLKESAGMPFVMGLLLTLLSFPKVVALCAIFTLAIADPMSAIIGIRFGKNKIFKRKSLEGSAAFFISTFCIIVFVFNTLYLHDFFMVAVLGLIVSIVMTGLELIPLRIDDNLTIPIATGLITWLFVTILGIPIV